A stretch of Halostagnicola kamekurae DNA encodes these proteins:
- a CDS encoding class I SAM-dependent methyltransferase: MPTTAPFETLTDEYDAWFESNSDAYRAELAALERLLPEKIGSIDDEDDATGPTTLEVGVGTGRFAGPLGIPVGIDPAANPLSEARERGVEPIRGVAERLPVRDGALERVLFVTVWCFLDDLERTLAETRRVLAVDGELVVAFLDRSSPLGQGYQATKDESPFYADAQFVTGEEVCAALEDAGFVVRDRLQTVFDESSGDGPDGDGLDGDEPGGDELAAEPTATGRVRSGHGDGLFGVVRATLE; this comes from the coding sequence GTGCCTACCACTGCCCCCTTCGAGACGCTCACCGACGAGTACGACGCGTGGTTCGAATCGAACTCCGACGCCTATCGGGCTGAACTGGCCGCGCTCGAGCGTTTGCTCCCCGAGAAGATCGGTTCTATAGACGATGAAGACGACGCTACCGGCCCCACCACGCTCGAGGTCGGCGTCGGCACCGGCCGCTTTGCCGGCCCGCTCGGGATTCCGGTCGGGATCGATCCGGCGGCGAATCCGCTTTCGGAAGCGCGAGAGCGGGGCGTCGAACCGATTCGGGGCGTCGCCGAACGGCTTCCAGTGCGCGACGGCGCGCTCGAGCGGGTCCTGTTCGTTACCGTCTGGTGTTTCCTCGATGATCTCGAGCGAACGCTCGCGGAAACCCGACGCGTGCTCGCTGTTGACGGCGAACTCGTCGTCGCCTTTCTCGACCGCTCGAGTCCGCTCGGACAGGGCTATCAGGCGACCAAAGACGAGAGCCCGTTCTACGCGGACGCACAGTTCGTCACCGGCGAGGAGGTCTGCGCTGCCCTCGAGGACGCGGGATTCGTCGTTCGCGATCGGCTCCAGACGGTGTTCGACGAATCGAGTGGCGACGGACCGGATGGTGACGGACTGGACGGTGACGAACCGGGCGGCGACGAACTGGCGGCCGAACCGACGGCGACCGGTCGCGTTCGATCGGGACACGGCGACGGACTGTTCGGCGTCGTTCGCGCCACGCTCGAGTAG